One Perca flavescens isolate YP-PL-M2 chromosome 16, PFLA_1.0, whole genome shotgun sequence genomic window, tttttttaattccatgGTCCCTAAGGACACAGTACGAGTTAGTCTGACTGAATCAGTGCAGCAAGCTCCAGTGTGGTGCAGTAGCTATAGCAGCAAAACAATCACAATATGAACTCACTGGCACTGAtattacaatgtgtgtgtgtctctagcAGTTCAGCCTTTTGCCAGTCGTATGAACAAAATTGAGCATTGGGAACaacaattttctgttttatccCATGAGGTAAAAAACAACCAACTTTGCATCTACGATACGTCATTGGGCCCTGATGGAAAGACTAGCATGTCATTATTCTTATCTTGTCATTCGCCCAGTTTTACAACATCCCCGACTTGCTACATGATGCCATGTCCGAGCTCGCAGGTCATGAAAGACTGAATGCTATGATCAGACAGGACTATGATCACTTAATCTGACATTGTGACCTTCTCAACAAACATCAATGTCATCTGGTCTGAGCCTGGCATTACAGCTCGATCACTCCAACATCTGGTATGACAGAGATATTTCAAAACCAAATTTAATGACTGCTAATGAAATACTTGCGATAATTGGATTTGCTCATGGCAGTGAAGTAAATCTCAATCATGCCGAGCTAAACTCGTTAGATTTACGCATATACAGTAGACAGTGCATTAATTGTCAAAACAGTTTTGACTAActgctctctccctctttctttgttCCCTTTTCTAGATGTTGGAGCCGAAGTTAGATGACCCTTCCTGTGAGCTGGGTGGAGTAGGAGGTGATGTGTGCCTCCATCTGCCCACCCGCAGCTCAGAAGGTGAGGAAAGCAGCCTGTATCCATCCAGTCCTTCAGAGCCCCAAACCCTGGGCAGTCCTCACCCCTCAGATCCTCTCACCCCTTTGGATGAGATCTACATGCCTCTCGGGGGTCTGATGGGATCTGAAGAGCGACATAAGGTGCCTCCCACACCACCTCCTTCCACCGAGGGCGAGGATTGGAGGAGCATGGAGGGGAACGAGATGGAGATCTGGAGAGAGACGAATGCTTTGCAGagcaggagagaggaagaggaggatgatggGGCCAGCAGAAAGAGTGCAGGAAGTGAGCgggaagagaaagaagaagatgaaggaagagaggaggagggagagaggaatgAAGAGGAGGTCAACCTAAACCTGATGGTGTCAAACACAGATGAGGACAACGCCTCGGAACCACTAGACACCAACGCTCCCccgtcctcctcctcatcttcattCGTCATCCCTGAACTACGCCTTGATCGCTCCTTCAGCGCCGATGCCCTCTCCTCGCCCAACACTGACGAAGAAGAGTACGATGAAGACGAAGACGAGGAGTccgatgaggaggaggaggatgaagacgACAGTGACGATGCCTACCTGCAGCGTAGTGACAGCAAGCGCCGCAGCATGGTGGAGGGGGCCACCTGTGagaagcatggaggagggggGCTCAGTGTGCAGAATTCCCTCCGCAGGCGCACCCACAGTGAAGGGAGCCTCCTGCAAGACCCCCGCACGCCTTGTTTCACCTCCGACAACGCTATCAACTGCCTGGAGGCGGGGGGAGCGCACCACAAGGGCGGCTGGACACTCCCATCACCTAAAACCCTGAAGAAAGAGCTGACCAAGAACGGAGGCTCCATGCATCAGCTGTGTATGCTGTTCTCTGGGAGGAAGGTAAGCAGCGTCacactaaaataataataaatattgacTCATGCAGGAATAAAGTTATAGAAATACAGATATTGTAAATAAgcacaccatcacacacacacacacacacacacacacacacacttatactgGGATTTGGTCTGTAATAGTGCtcaattttataaattttttttattgatgctTAAAGACACAAATACCCAAAACTTCATACACTGTCATGGTATGACAATACAGTTTTCCATACAAAAACAAGACacatacaacaaaaaacaaatcacatacaaaacaaaatgaaacaaagaggAAAACTGTTCAGGATTTCCAGACTGTGTAAAGAAGTTAAGAGAAGTTAAAGCTTTTCTTTGACCATTTATTTTCTCTAGTGCAAACAAAATTACTTGAGTTCTTCTCACCCTCTTCTAGCCATTTGGCCCTTGATCTTATAAAGGCCCCTCTGGCTAAATCAAAATAGAACTCATCAAGTTGTAAGCTAAGCATTTtaatttctattttttctttttcattaataTTCTCTTTAGATAACTCATTTAATCTATCAAGTAATTTAGTTTCCATGTGATTTTGATTAGCTTTTAGCACTTTACATCTCTTAATGGCAATACATCTAGTCTTGTACTTAAAGAACTCCCATTTTTGTTTACATCCCTCAGTGAAgttggaaaatatttcagttataAGTTCTTTAATACTGTTATTGAAACTTTCAACTTTTAATAAGGAATCATTCATCTTCCAATAACCTCGTAGCGA contains:
- the rgs3a gene encoding regulator of G-protein signaling 3a isoform X4 codes for the protein MILHESKHHSLKVTVFVYSDLMLVTREDEPGRCNVLQSPLFLRQLRLQDDYAEELRFYLIHMTEKCDCLLSLEAYSADQKRRVCQCLKDNIDKQLQLHRREPSFPHFEQMLEPKLDDPSCELGGVGGDVCLHLPTRSSEGEESSLYPSSPSEPQTLGSPHPSDPLTPLDEIYMPLGGLMGSEERHKVPPTPPPSTEGEDWRSMEGNEMEIWRETNALQSRREEEEDDGASRKSAGSEREEKEEDEGREEEGERNEEEVNLNLMVSNTDEDNASEPLDTNAPPSSSSSSFVIPELRLDRSFSADALSSPNTDEEEYDEDEDEESDEEEEDEDDSDDAYLQRSDSKRRSMVEGATCEKHGGGGLSVQNSLRRRTHSEGSLLQDPRTPCFTSDNAINCLEAGGAHHKGGWTLPSPKTLKKELTKNGGSMHQLCMLFSGRKLSSGSPCSCEVSPEGTKKKKSKNLAKDMKNRLAFLRRRNESPGSNPASKLDKSMKSVKPTPEEALKWGDSLDKLLTHKYGLAAFRAFLRTEFSEENLEFWLACEEYKKIKSQSKMASKAKKIFAEYIAIQSCKEVNLDSYTRDHTKDNLQNVTRSCFELAQRRIYGLMEKDSYPRFLRSELYVDLINQKKASSTPTSSSS
- the rgs3a gene encoding regulator of G-protein signaling 3a isoform X5, coding for MLEPKLDDPSCELGGVGGDVCLHLPTRSSEGEESSLYPSSPSEPQTLGSPHPSDPLTPLDEIYMPLGGLMGSEERHKVPPTPPPSTEGEDWRSMEGNEMEIWRETNALQSRREEEEDDGASRKSAGSEREEKEEDEGREEEGERNEEEVNLNLMVSNTDEDNASEPLDTNAPPSSSSSSFVIPELRLDRSFSADALSSPNTDEEEYDEDEDEESDEEEEDEDDSDDAYLQRSDSKRRSMVEGATCEKHGGGGLSVQNSLRRRTHSEGSLLQDPRTPCFTSDNAINCLEAGGAHHKGGWTLPSPKTLKKELTKNGGSMHQLCMLFSGRKLSSGSPCSCEVSPEGTKKKKSKNLAKDMKNRLAFLRRRNESPGSNPASKLDKSMKSVKPTPEEALKWGDSLDKLLTHKYGLAAFRAFLRTEFSEENLEFWLACEEYKKIKSQSKMASKAKKIFAEYIAIQSCKEVNLDSYTRDHTKDNLQNVTRSCFELAQRRIYGLMEKDSYPRFLRSELYVDLINQKKASSTPTSSSS